The genomic interval GTCGCTCGGCCCCGAGGGCATCCTCAACGAGGTCACCGCCTCCGGCCTACGCGGCCGCGGCGGCGCGGGCTTCCCGACCGGGATCAAGTGGAAGACGGTTGCGCAAGCCAAGGCCGATCGCAAATTCATCGTCTGCAACGCCGACGAAGGCGACAGCGGCACCTTTGCCGACCGCATGATCATGGAAGGCGATCCCTTCCTCGTCATCGAAGGCATGACGATCGCTGCGATCACGGTCGGCGCGACCAAGGGCTACATCTACATCCGCAGTGAATATCCGCACGCGGTCGAGGTGATGAATGCAGCCATCGTTGCCGCCAAGCGCGGCGGTTATCTCGGCAGCAATATCGGCGGCTCCACGCACAGCTTCGATTTGGAAGTGCGCGTCGGCGCCGGCGCCTATGTCTGCGGCGAGGAGACCTCTCTGCTGGAGAGCCTCGAAGGCCGCCGCGGCATCGTGCGCGCAAAGCCGCCCCTGCCGGCGCATCACGGCCTGTTCGGCAAGCCGACCGTCATCAACAACGTGCTGTCCTTCGCGGCGGCGCCGTTCGTCATGGCTGAAGGCGCGAAAGCCTATGCCGATTTCGGCATGGGCCGTTCGCGCGGCACCATGCCGATCCAGCTCGCCGGCAACATCCGCCATGGCGGGCTGTTCGAGACCGCCTTCGGCGTCACGCTCGGCGAGCTCGTCGACGACATCGGCGGCGGCACGTTTACGGGACGCCCGGTTCGCGCCGTGCAGGTCGGCGGCCCCTTGGGCGCCTATTTCCCGCGCGCGCTGTTCGACACGCCGTTCGACTACGAGGCCTTTGCGGCGCGCGACGGCCTGATCGGCCATGGCGGCATCGTCGTGTTC from Bradyrhizobium arachidis carries:
- a CDS encoding NADH-quinone oxidoreductase subunit NuoF — encoded protein: MTMRFFVPRDAGAVAVGADDVALALEQAAAKRGLAVEIIRTGSRGLYWLEPMVEAATPAGRIAFGPVTPADVPSLLDAVAAGTTHPLALGATDEIPWLKRQTRLTFARCGVIDPRSLDDYRAHGGYRGFERALSLGPEGILNEVTASGLRGRGGAGFPTGIKWKTVAQAKADRKFIVCNADEGDSGTFADRMIMEGDPFLVIEGMTIAAITVGATKGYIYIRSEYPHAVEVMNAAIVAAKRGGYLGSNIGGSTHSFDLEVRVGAGAYVCGEETSLLESLEGRRGIVRAKPPLPAHHGLFGKPTVINNVLSFAAAPFVMAEGAKAYADFGMGRSRGTMPIQLAGNIRHGGLFETAFGVTLGELVDDIGGGTFTGRPVRAVQVGGPLGAYFPRALFDTPFDYEAFAARDGLIGHGGIVVFDDSVDMRRQARFAMEFCAIESCGKCTPCRIGSTRGVETIEKIINGERVAENLALVEDLCNTMKFGSLCALGGFTPYPVLSALKHFREDFVPAPMLQAAE